The DNA region TCCATCAGGCTCTCGTGATTGGACATGTAGAGGTAGGCCTGGTCGGGGTCCAGCCGGTCGAGGCCTTCGACGGTGATCTGGGCGCGGGAAAGGCCGAGGATGTGCTCCCCCATGTGTCTGGCGCGCGCATCGACGACCTCGGGGGTGAGGCGCCCGCGATTGGCGTCCCAGAGGGTCTGGGCGCTGACCTCGAGGACCTTGAGGATCGCTCCGAGGGTCCCGACGAAGCTCGACTTTTCCTGGGGGAGCACGGTCTGCATCTTATCCCTCGACCTCGGGCAGGCAGTCGAGCAGGGTCTGGACCTCGTCGCGATACTCCTCGTAGTCCTCGATGCTCAGCTCCTCGCCTTCGGCTTCTTCCTTGAGGGCCTCGGGGTGCTCGGTGTAGTAGACGATCTCCTCTTCGATGTCCTCGAGGCGCTCGCCGAGGAGGTCGCGGAGGATGATGAGTTGCTCGTGGGTCACTTCGATGGTGTGCTTCATGGGTGAGGGTCCTTTCGATAGAGGGCTGTTCCTGATTCTATCAGCTAGGGTGCGCCCATGACCATGAAGGACGCTGTGGAGGCGCCGTGGTTACTTGATTTTCCGGATCCAGAAGCTTCCCGGCCAGTTTTTTTCCGGATCATAGACGGGGAATGCTTCCTTCAGCTTGTCGCTGTGCCGCAGGTGCATGTAGCTTCCGCCCCAAAGCACCTCGAAGCTGTCGTTGAAGGCGAGAAAGGCCTGCAGGATATACTGCTCGGTCCAGAAGATGTGGCGCTTGTTGACCCATTCATGCGGGTATTCCGCCGGGAGGAAGATGTCGTGCAGGTGGATGACGACTCCCGGTTTCAGGCGAGGGAGCAGTTCCAGCAGCTCGTACTGAACGTCGCTGCCAATTTTCAGGACATGCGATGAGTCGATGAAGAGGATGTCGTTTTCGCCGAGCTTGGCGAACTCCTCCCAGGGAATCTCCTGCACTTGCTTGGGCACCAGGGCGCCAAGTCCCGGGAAACCCGCCCTCAGCACCTCGTTGGGATAGGGCTCGAAGGCGACGAGCTCGCACGAGGTGCCCGCGGATTCCCGGTTCTTGAGCAGCGCTTGCGCCGAAAGATAGGTGCTGTTTCCCGAGCCGATCTCGAAGATGCGGCTGGGCTTGAAGTGGCGGACCATGCTGTAGAGGATCTCGCCGTCCACTGCCTTGAAGGATGGGTTGTTCGAGTAATACTGGTGGGGGATTTCCGTCTTGGCCGCAGGCAGGGTCGCGTACTCCGGACGGTAATCGTCCCGGAACCGCTGCAAGAGCTCCAGCTGAGTCGCTTCGTTGAAGTTGACGCCGACACAGGCCGAGGGAGACTTCCAGAGGGAAGCCGGCAGACGGCGGGTGTCGGGAATCGGCTCGTAGAAGTGATTGGGAACGACATGAATTCCGAGCCGCTGCCAGAACTGGAAGAGTCGCTTGACGCCAAGCAGGAATAGAGTACCCGGGGCTCTGGACAGCTTGCCCTTTAATTCGGAACTGATCACGCGAGAGTGCCAACCTTTCAGGACGCCAAGGCACCGAGATTCTAGCAGGTTTGCCGTGTGGCGCCCAGGCCCCGATCGCAGGCGGGTCATGTTTCGGTGGTTATTGAAGGGAAGGCCTCTGTCGAGGGCGAGAGGCAAGTGCTGACTTGACCACGGCATGGTGCGATGGTACTTCTATATCGCTGCGAGAAGCTCTGGCGATGGGTCATATCATCATTGATAACGTCGATGGATTTCAGCTCGCCGGCCGTGCGCGATCGCGTCGGGGCATGCTTGCCGTATGCCTGAATGAACGCCTTGCTTCGTGCGCGCCTCGGTGGCCTTTTGCATTCGAGCGAACAGCGGCAGGAAAGCACAGGATGGAGAGGTCATGGCGAAGATCGTTTCTTTTGCACCTCATTCGGCGATCTGGCGCCACGCCTTTCCGGAGGCCCTGGTCGCGGAGGCCTTCGAGCAGGCAGGACACGATGTCTTCTACGTGACCTGCGGCGAGCAGCTCCAAGGCTACTGCGTCGCGATGCGCGCGCACGGCCTGAAGGCGACGGCGGATTCCACCGAAAAGCAGCGGATTTGCAAGCAGTGTCGCGCGTCCGCGGACGTGATCAAGACCAGCTTCGGCTTCAGGGGATGCGACCTCAGTCAGAAGCTATCACCGGCCGAGGTGCGCGAGGCGGAGCGGATCGTCGCGGAGGTGCGACAGGATGATTTCCTGGAGTTGCGGGTGGCCGGACTCGAGATCGGTCGCCTGGCCTTGTACGAGCTCCTGCTCGAGCACAAGAAGCTCGACCTGAACTTCTCGCCCTCCGAGTGGGAACAGTACCTCGGCATGCTCCGGAATGCACTGTACGCCCTCTTCGCGGGAAGCCGCATCCTCGACGAGGAGCGGCCGGACAAGGTGATCGTTTACAACTCCCTGTACTCGGTCAACCGGGTGTTCGTCGAGCTGGCGAAGTCCCGAGGGATCCCGGAATTCTTCCTCCATGCGGGAGGGAATCTCTCGGATCGGCTGCAGACCCTCATGTTCGGCCGCAGCAGCACCTTCCATTTCATGAAGTCGGTGATCAGGCGCTGGGATGCCTTCCGCGACGTACCCCTGCCGGCGAGCGCCCTCGCGTACGTGACCGAGCACTTCCTGACCCTGTTCGAGGGGCGAAACGCCTTCGCCTACTCGGCCCCCGCGCAGCGGGCCGCGGTGGATGTGCGGGACTATTTTGGCGTACGCGCGGATCAGAAGCTTCTGGTGGCGACCATGAGCAGCTATGACGAACGATTTGCCGGCGAGACGGTGGGCGCCTTGCCTTCCGACTACGCGCTGGTATTCCCAAGGCAGCTGGACTGGATCAAGCAGCTGATCGCTTTTGCGAAGCAGCGTCCAGACCTGGCCCTGGTCATTCGCGTGCATCCGCGCGAGTTCCCGAACAAGCGCGAGGGCGTGAAGTCCGAGCATGCGAGTCTGCTCGAGCGCGAGCTGGTGGACCTGCCGGGCAACGTCAAGGTGAATTGGCCGACCGATCAGCTGTCGCTCTACGATCTCGCCGAGCACACCGACGTGTTTCTGAGCGCCTGGTCGAGCGTGGGCAAGGAGATGGCCCTGCTCGGCCGTCCCGTGGTGATCTACTCGCCGGATCTCGTTCTTTACCCGGCCGATCTCAACTACGTCGGCACCACCCAGGAGGAGTACTTCCGGCAGATCGAGCAGGCGCTGCAGGACGGCTGGAGCCTCGAGAACGTGAGGAAGGCCTATCGCTGGTACTTCCTGGAGTTCGGTGCCGCGACCGTCAACATCGCCGACAGCTTTTCCTTCTCGGAGCGGCCGTCGAAGAACCTTCTGCGCCGGATCCGGCACAGCCTGGAAAGCCGCTTTGCGCCTTCCACCCGGATGCGCACCGATTGTCGCCGGCGCTCAAGGCGCCTCAAGGCGGCCGAGGTCCTCGACGCGGTCCTGCGCGAGGATGCGGATTCGCCGCTCTCGATCGGCGCGCCGCCTCCGTTGCCGCAAGCGTCGCTGGAGGATGAGACGCGTGCCCTGAAGGCCGAGCTCGGGCGCTTGTACCGGGCGCTCTATGGGGATCGTCCCCCGGTGCAGGAAGGACGTGCGCTCAGCGCATGCCTGAGAAGCGTCGCCTTCGAGAAGGTGGGGCAGCGGTGAGCCAGCTGACCTACCTGTCCAGCCTGATAAGGTTCGCCTTTCGCCACAACCGGCTGTTTTACCTGGTGGTTTTCCTGTCGGTCCTGTCGGTTTTCGTCGAGCTGCTGGCCATGAACAGCCTCTTTCCCCTGGCGAGCTTTGCCGGGGGGAAGCCCTTGCCTGCCAGCGATCTGACGGTGCGGGCGCTCGCTTTCCTGGGCCTGACGCCGGGCATCCGCGTCTTCGTTCAGCTTTTTGCGTTTCTTTTCATGCTGCGCCTGCTCACGCAGCTGGTGAGCCAGGGCCTTGCCGCCTACCTGGCGAAGCGTCTCCACGCGCAGCTCTCGTCGCAGGCCTTCAGCACCTTCGTCAAGGACTACAGCATCGAGGAGATCGAGTCCAAGAGCATCGGCACCTTCATCAGCCTTGCGGGCGACGAGGCGTTCCGGGCCAGCACCGTCATCGTCACCCTGAGCACGTTCCTGAGCCTTCTTCTGCTCGCCCTGTTCTACTTTGCGGCGATCGCCTACCATTCGCCCATGACCGGCGCTGCCGTCGTGGCCTTCCTGCTGGTGACGTTCGTGAGCATGCTGGGCATCTTCCGCAAGTCGCAGGCGCTCGGTGCCCGGAAGGTCGACGAATCGCGGGCGGTGAACTCGTTCTTCCTCGATGCCTTGAACGGCTTGCGCGCGGTCAAGGCCTTCTCGGCCGAGGGCTACGTGACGGGGACCTACCGGCAACAGATCTTTCGTTACACCAGGACCCTGTTCCTGAGTGATTTTCTGACCCATGTGTCGCGGACGGCGCCGGTGGTCATCCTGCTGCTCGTGCTGCTCGCCTTCTCCATCGGGAATCCCGCCGCCTTTCAGGACGGCCTTGATTTCGCGTTCTGGGTCACCATGCTGTTTTTCCTGATCCGCTTCTTTCCCGTGGTGGGTCAGTGCCTGAACGTGTTTCTGAGCATCCTGGCGGACGCCAGGATCGGCAAGAACGTCACCGCTCTCATCGATCGCGCCGGCGACGCCTTGCCGCAGGCGCAACGGGTGCTCGATCGCAAGGTCGAGGCGGTTCGCTTGACGGACGTGTCCTTCGGGTACGGCGAGGGGCCGAACGTTCTTCAGCAGCTCAACCTGAGCTTCGAGCACGGCCATTCCTACGCCATCGTCGGGCCTTCAGGGAGCGGAAAATCGACCCTCCTGGATCTGCTGCTGAAGTTCTACACCCTGAGCGAGGGGGATATTCGCTTCGACGACTGCTCGATCCATGCCCTGCAGACCGAGAGCCTGCGCGCGAGGGTGGTCCTGCTCGGGCAGCAGACGACGATCTTCAACGACAGCGTGCTCAACAACGTCAAGCTGGGCTTCGAGGCGGAGCCCGCTCAGGTCGAGGAGGCGTGTCGCCTCGCCTGCATCGACGCGGAGATCATGGCCCTGCCCCGGGGCTATCAGTCGCAGCTGAACTACCAGGGAAGCAACCTGTCGGGGGGCCAGCGCCAGCGCATCGGGATCGCCCGGGCGCTCTTGCGCCGCTCGGACGTGCTGATCCTGGATGAGTGCACGAGCGCCCTGGATCAGGGGACGTGCCACGCCGTGGTGGAGAACATCCTGTCCCACGCGCGGGATCGGATCGTGATCTTCGTGACCCACGATCCCTGGATCGTGGGCCGGGTGGATCACGTGATCGATCTCGAGCGCCACGAGGACCTGACCGTGCCCGGTGCCGGCTGAGCCGCGTCGCGCGCGTGAACATCCGCGAGGCCTGGGGTAGAATGAGGAGGCTCCAGGCGCACGACGCTTCGTTCCGATTGATGCGGCCGCCTGCCGTGCGCAAGCCCCGTCCCGTGCGAGCGATCCGGTAATGATATGCGGCTGCTGAAACTGACGACCCCCTACCCGGCCTACCTTCGACGGTTCTATGCGGCGCGGCCCGAGCTGGTCGGCGCCTCCTACCAGGCCCAGAAGGATGCGCTGGCGCACGACGCCTTCGGCCTGACGGACTTCTGGCCCCACGGCCTCGGCGAGCTGGGTTACGACGCCGTCGAGCTCCAGGTCAACAACGTCCACCTGCAAGCCGCCTGGGCGGCGGAGAACGGGGTCGCGCAAGGTCCTGACCCGCTTGCGCTCGCGCGCGAGCAGGTCAGGCGGTTTCAGCCGGACGTCCTGGTCGCGGACGACTACGTGACCTTCTCGTACGACTGGCTCACGGAGCTCAAGGAGGCCGTTCCTTCGATCCGCCTCACCCTGGGCTGGTGCGGCGCGCCGTATCCCGACGCGAAGGTGTTCAATGCCTACGACATCGTGCTCTCCTGCATCCCAGAGCTCGTGACGCATTTTCGCACGCTCGGGCACGTGAGCGAGCACCTCAACCACGCCTTCGATCCGCGCATCCTCGCTCGGCTAGGCGAGCCCACCCAGCAGGATATCGCCTTCTCCTTCATCGGCAGCATCGTGCGTGCGAATCGCTTCCACCAGCAGCGCGAAGCCATCCTGCTCGGCTTGAAGGACGCCGTTCCGCTGCAGATTTTCGCGCCGTCGGCCCAGAGCTCCTGGCGCGACGATCTCACGACCTTCGCCAAGCGCACCCTCTTCCGGGCGATGGATGCCGGCAAGCAGCTGGGTATCCCGGCCGAATCGCTCGCGAGGTTGCCGAAGGTCGGGCGCGCCGCCAGCTGGGCCCAGGCTCCGGAATACCCGGTACACCGAGGCCTCAAGCCCTTCATGCGCCCGCCGGTCTTCGGACTCGAGATGTATCGCACGCTGCTGCGCTCGAAGGCGACCTTCAACTCCCACATCGATATTTCCAGCAACTCCGCGAGCAACATGCGCCTCTTCGAGGCCACCGGGATCGGCGCATGCCTGGTGACGGACTGGAAGGACAACCTTCACGACCTGTTCGAGCCGGATGCGGAGGTGGTCACCTACCGATCCGCCGAGGAGTGCATCGAGAAGGTGAAATGGCTGATGGATCATCCTCGCGAGCGCGATGAGATCGCGAGGCGCGGACAGGTCAGGACCCTGCAAGCGCACACGGTCAGCCACCGGATGGCCCGGCTGGACGAAATCATCCAAGGCGCCGTGCGCCACTAGCCCCCGAGAACGAAAGAAGGGAACCGATGACCCAGACCCCGATTCGCCCGAAAGATAAGTTCCTGGTCTTTGGCGCGCCCCCCATCGAGGACGCCGAGATCGCCGAGGTGGTCGCTTCCATGAAAAGCGGCTGGCTGGGCACGGGGCCCAAGGTCGCGACCTTTCAGGATGATTTCAAGGCCTACCGCGGCGCCTCGCACGCCGTCGCCGTCAACTCCTGCACCGCCGGACTTCACCTGAGCATCCTGGCGGCGGGGATCGGGCCGGGCGATGAGGTCATCACCACGCCCTTGACCTTCTGCGCCACCGTGAACGCGATCATTCACGCCGGGGGCACGCCCGTGCTCGCGGACGTGGACGAGACCATGAACCTCGACCCTGCGCGCCTGGAGGAGAAGATCACGCCGCGCACCAAGGCCGTCGTCCCCGTCCACTTCGCCGGCCGGCCGTGCGACATGGACGCGATCATGGCCATCGCCCGGCGCCACGGCCTGAAGGTGATCGAGGACTGCGCCCACGCCATCGAGACCGAGTACCGCGGTCGCCCTGTCGGTACCTTCGGGGATTTCGGCTGCTTCAGCTTCTACGTGACCAAGAACATCGTGACCGGCGAGGGCGGGATGATCCTCACGGAGAGCGACGAGGCCGCCGCGCGCCTGAAGACGCTCGCGCTGCACGGCATGTCCAAGGATGCCTGGAAGCGCTTCAGCGACGAGGGCTACAAGCACTACCAGGTGGTCGAGTGCGGCTTCAAGTACAACATGATGGATCTGCAGGCGGCGATCGGCATTCACCAGCTCAAGCGCGTCGAGGCCTACTGGCGCCGTCGCGAGGAGATCTGGCAGCGGTACATGGCTGCCTTCGCCGATCTGCCCGTCACCCTGCCGCCGGCGCCCGAGGAGGGCACCCGCCACGGCTACCACCTGTTCACCTTGCTCATCGACGAGGCGCGCGCGGAGATTTCGCGGGATGCGTTCCTCGATGCGATGACGGCCGACAACATCGGGGTCGGCGTGCACTACCTGAGCGTGCCGGAGCACCCCTATTACCAGGAGACGTTCGGCTGGCGCCCCGAGGACACCCCCAACGCCATGCGCATCGGTCGCCAGACCGTGAGCATCCCGCTCACGCCCAAGCTCACCGACGAGGACGTGGCCGACGTGATCGCCGCCGTCCGCAAGAACCTGAGGGGCTAAGAGGCCGCATGCAGCACTTCTTCACCTTCTTCGATTCCTACTACCTGCTGCGCGGGATGGCGCTCTACCGGAGCCTTAAGCGCCACTGCCCCGAGTTCACCCTGTGGATCGTCTGCTACGACCAGGCATGCCACGACTTCTACACCGGCCTTGCGCTGCCCGAGGTCAGGCTCATCACCGAGGCGGACTTCGAGGGGGACGATCCGAGGCTTGCCAAGGCCAAGCAGGAGCGATCGCGGGTGGAGTACTACTTCACCTGCACGGCCACGATCTTCCGGCACCTCTTCGAGAGGGATCCGAGCATCGATCTGCTCACGTACCTGGACGCCGATCTCTACTTCTACGCGAACCCGGCGCTCATGTTCGAGGGGCTCGGCGACTTCTCCGTCGCCATCACCCCCCACCGCTTCCCGGCGGGGTACGAGCACCTGGCGAACCACGGCAAGTACAATGCAGGCTTCGCGGTCTTCCGAAACGATGCCCGGGGCCGCGCCTGCCTGGACTGGTGGCGCGAGCGCTCGATCGAGTGGTGTTTCGACGTGCTGGACGGGGACCGCTACGCCAACCAGAAGTACCTGGACCAGTTCCCCGTCCTGTTCCAAGGCGTCGCCGAGATCCAGCATCCGGGGGTCAACCTGGCGCCCTGGAACCTGGCGGGCCAGGCCGTGACGGTTCAGGACGGTGAGGTGCGCGTGGGTGACCACCCGCTCGTCTTCTACCACTTCCACGGCCTGAAGAAGCTCAAGCCGTGGCTCTTCGACCCGAATCTCTCGCCGTACGGCGCGCGACCGACCTCGGCCGTGCGCAGGGCGATCTATGCGCCGTACCTCGACGCGCTGCGGGAACTGGATGTCGAGTTTGCCCAGGTGTCCGGCCAGACCACGGTCGGGCAGGGCCATCGCTTGAGCGACAGCACGGTCCACCCGGTTCGCGCCATGGCCAGAGCCGTCCTGGCCCAGACAGAGCTGGCCAAGCGGGTGCTGGGCGGGCATTGCCTGGTCTATCGCTAGGCTGGGGGCAGGGGGGCTAGGCCCCCTGCTTGCTTAGCTCGCTCGCTCGGGTCATCGACGGCCAGCCGCTCTCCAGCGGGAGAATGCCGTCCGATGCGTAGAAGTACAGGTTGCGCCGGCCTTCATGCAGGGTCTCGAAGACGCAGACGTTCTCGAAGTGGGGGGAAAGCACGCCCACCAGGTCTTCCCGGGACTTGAACTCGTACTCGTGCTGGTGAAGGCTCTTCTTGCCGTCCTCTCGCTTGACGATGGTGGATCCGCTCAGGATGCCGCCGGGCTTCAGGCGGGACCGGATGTTGCGGAGGATGGCGCTCGTCTCTTCCGGCGTGAAGTGCGCGATGGCCGCATCCCAGACCACGTTGTCGAACTCGCCTTCCGGCAGGGACTGGCGGATGTCCGCGAGCTGGAACGAGATGTTCGGCCCGGCATGGTGGATGCTCGCGTGCCTGACGGCGGCCGGGTCGAAGTCCACCGCGATCATGTGCGCGACCTTGTGCGAGTAGAAATAGTGCGAGATGAAGCCGTCGCCGCAGCACAGCTCGAGCAACGTCCCCCCTTTTTTGATGGCGAGGAGGTTGTAGCAGCCTCGCTCCATGATGAGGGGGGTGCGGGTCTTCCGCCACTGGTTGTAGAGATCGATGTTGTGGTCGAACCATTCCGGGTTGGGCAGGACCTGCCACTCCATGATCAGCTGAAGCTGGTGGGTGAGGGACGCGGCGGCGCGCGTGCCCTGGTTCATGCCCTTGATGAGCGCGAGCAGCGGGCCTCCGACGAAGCCCATGCGCAGGATGGATTTGATCAGTCGCTTCATGCTTCTTTCCTCGGATGGGTGTCGGGGGCGGGCTCGAGCGCTCTGAAAAACACGGTATTGAGCGTTTTTGCGACCATCTCGTAACCCTGATCGGTGAGAAAACGAACCGTCTCTTGATCGCTCATGGCGTGCAGGTTCAGGCCGAGGCACTCGATCAGGATGAAGGTCGGGCGGAAGCGCCGCCAGTCATTGGAC from Pantanalinema sp. includes:
- a CDS encoding class I SAM-dependent methyltransferase, whose product is MISSELKGKLSRAPGTLFLLGVKRLFQFWQRLGIHVVPNHFYEPIPDTRRLPASLWKSPSACVGVNFNEATQLELLQRFRDDYRPEYATLPAAKTEIPHQYYSNNPSFKAVDGEILYSMVRHFKPSRIFEIGSGNSTYLSAQALLKNRESAGTSCELVAFEPYPNEVLRAGFPGLGALVPKQVQEIPWEEFAKLGENDILFIDSSHVLKIGSDVQYELLELLPRLKPGVVIHLHDIFLPAEYPHEWVNKRHIFWTEQYILQAFLAFNDSFEVLWGGSYMHLRHSDKLKEAFPVYDPEKNWPGSFWIRKIK
- a CDS encoding ABC transporter ATP-binding protein, with the translated sequence MSQLTYLSSLIRFAFRHNRLFYLVVFLSVLSVFVELLAMNSLFPLASFAGGKPLPASDLTVRALAFLGLTPGIRVFVQLFAFLFMLRLLTQLVSQGLAAYLAKRLHAQLSSQAFSTFVKDYSIEEIESKSIGTFISLAGDEAFRASTVIVTLSTFLSLLLLALFYFAAIAYHSPMTGAAVVAFLLVTFVSMLGIFRKSQALGARKVDESRAVNSFFLDALNGLRAVKAFSAEGYVTGTYRQQIFRYTRTLFLSDFLTHVSRTAPVVILLLVLLAFSIGNPAAFQDGLDFAFWVTMLFFLIRFFPVVGQCLNVFLSILADARIGKNVTALIDRAGDALPQAQRVLDRKVEAVRLTDVSFGYGEGPNVLQQLNLSFEHGHSYAIVGPSGSGKSTLLDLLLKFYTLSEGDIRFDDCSIHALQTESLRARVVLLGQQTTIFNDSVLNNVKLGFEAEPAQVEEACRLACIDAEIMALPRGYQSQLNYQGSNLSGGQRQRIGIARALLRRSDVLILDECTSALDQGTCHAVVENILSHARDRIVIFVTHDPWIVGRVDHVIDLERHEDLTVPGAG
- a CDS encoding glycosyltransferase — its product is MRLLKLTTPYPAYLRRFYAARPELVGASYQAQKDALAHDAFGLTDFWPHGLGELGYDAVELQVNNVHLQAAWAAENGVAQGPDPLALAREQVRRFQPDVLVADDYVTFSYDWLTELKEAVPSIRLTLGWCGAPYPDAKVFNAYDIVLSCIPELVTHFRTLGHVSEHLNHAFDPRILARLGEPTQQDIAFSFIGSIVRANRFHQQREAILLGLKDAVPLQIFAPSAQSSWRDDLTTFAKRTLFRAMDAGKQLGIPAESLARLPKVGRAASWAQAPEYPVHRGLKPFMRPPVFGLEMYRTLLRSKATFNSHIDISSNSASNMRLFEATGIGACLVTDWKDNLHDLFEPDAEVVTYRSAEECIEKVKWLMDHPRERDEIARRGQVRTLQAHTVSHRMARLDEIIQGAVRH
- a CDS encoding DegT/DnrJ/EryC1/StrS family aminotransferase is translated as MTQTPIRPKDKFLVFGAPPIEDAEIAEVVASMKSGWLGTGPKVATFQDDFKAYRGASHAVAVNSCTAGLHLSILAAGIGPGDEVITTPLTFCATVNAIIHAGGTPVLADVDETMNLDPARLEEKITPRTKAVVPVHFAGRPCDMDAIMAIARRHGLKVIEDCAHAIETEYRGRPVGTFGDFGCFSFYVTKNIVTGEGGMILTESDEAAARLKTLALHGMSKDAWKRFSDEGYKHYQVVECGFKYNMMDLQAAIGIHQLKRVEAYWRRREEIWQRYMAAFADLPVTLPPAPEEGTRHGYHLFTLLIDEARAEISRDAFLDAMTADNIGVGVHYLSVPEHPYYQETFGWRPEDTPNAMRIGRQTVSIPLTPKLTDEDVADVIAAVRKNLRG
- a CDS encoding class I SAM-dependent methyltransferase — its product is MKRLIKSILRMGFVGGPLLALIKGMNQGTRAAASLTHQLQLIMEWQVLPNPEWFDHNIDLYNQWRKTRTPLIMERGCYNLLAIKKGGTLLELCCGDGFISHYFYSHKVAHMIAVDFDPAAVRHASIHHAGPNISFQLADIRQSLPEGEFDNVVWDAAIAHFTPEETSAILRNIRSRLKPGGILSGSTIVKREDGKKSLHQHEYEFKSREDLVGVLSPHFENVCVFETLHEGRRNLYFYASDGILPLESGWPSMTRASELSKQGA